In one Oscillospiraceae bacterium genomic region, the following are encoded:
- the fumC gene encoding fumarate hydratase class II yields MEYRIERDSMGEMQVPADRYWGAQTQRSYQNFKIGTERMPMEIVHAFGLLKRAAAMANHALGKLDEERFGAICRAAEEVSSGALDGHFPLVVWQTGSGTQSNMNVNEVIANRGNELAGKTLLHPNDHVNMSQSSNDTFPTAMHIAAALAIEDGLFPALDLLTATLRRLEAENADVVKSGRTHLQDAVPITLGQEISGWRNMLEKDRAMLELALPGLRELALGGTAVGTGLNAPAGFDRAVAQALSELTGKAFVTAQNKFHALTSKDELVFAHGGLKALAADLMKIANDVRWLASGPRCGLGEIRIPENEPGSSIMPGKVNPTQCEAATMVAVQVMANDVAVGMAASQGNFELNVFMPVCIYNFLQSVRLLSDCLRSFHDNCVAGITADREKCRHNLYNSLMLVTALNPYIGYDNAAKTAKLAHAEGISLREACVKLGFLTPERFDEVFHPEEMV; encoded by the coding sequence ATGGAGTACAGGATCGAACGGGACAGTATGGGCGAGATGCAGGTGCCCGCGGACAGGTACTGGGGGGCCCAGACCCAGCGCAGCTACCAGAACTTCAAGATTGGCACGGAGCGCATGCCCATGGAGATCGTCCACGCCTTCGGCCTTTTGAAGCGGGCGGCCGCCATGGCCAACCACGCGCTGGGCAAGCTGGATGAGGAGCGCTTCGGGGCCATCTGCCGGGCCGCGGAGGAGGTCTCCTCCGGCGCGCTGGACGGACACTTCCCCCTGGTGGTCTGGCAGACCGGCAGCGGCACACAGTCCAACATGAATGTCAACGAGGTCATCGCCAACCGGGGCAACGAGCTGGCCGGCAAGACCCTCCTGCACCCCAACGACCACGTGAACATGTCCCAGAGCTCCAACGACACCTTCCCCACCGCCATGCACATCGCCGCGGCCCTGGCCATCGAGGACGGGCTCTTCCCCGCCCTGGACCTGCTGACCGCCACCCTGCGCCGCCTGGAGGCGGAGAACGCGGACGTGGTCAAGAGCGGGCGCACCCACCTGCAGGACGCGGTGCCCATCACCCTGGGCCAGGAGATCAGCGGCTGGCGGAACATGCTGGAAAAGGACCGGGCCATGCTGGAGCTGGCCCTGCCCGGCCTGCGGGAGCTGGCCCTGGGCGGCACCGCCGTGGGCACGGGCCTCAACGCCCCGGCGGGCTTCGACCGCGCGGTGGCCCAGGCGCTCTCCGAGCTGACGGGCAAGGCCTTCGTCACGGCGCAGAACAAGTTCCACGCCCTCACCAGCAAGGACGAGCTGGTCTTTGCCCACGGGGGGCTGAAGGCCCTGGCGGCGGATCTGATGAAGATCGCCAACGACGTGCGCTGGCTTGCCAGCGGCCCCCGCTGCGGCCTGGGGGAGATCCGTATCCCGGAGAACGAGCCGGGCTCCTCCATCATGCCGGGCAAGGTCAACCCCACCCAGTGCGAGGCGGCCACCATGGTGGCCGTGCAGGTCATGGCCAACGACGTGGCGGTGGGCATGGCGGCCTCCCAGGGCAACTTCGAGCTCAACGTGTTTATGCCGGTGTGTATCTACAACTTTCTCCAGTCGGTGCGCCTGCTCTCCGACTGCCTCCGCTCCTTCCACGACAACTGCGTGGCAGGCATCACCGCCGACCGGGAGAAGTGCCGCCATAACCTCTACAACTCCCTCATGCTGGTGACCGCCCTCAACCCCTATATCGGCTATGACAACGCGGCCAAGACCGCCAAGCTGGCCCACGCCGAGGGGATCTCCCTCCGGGAGGCCTGCGTCAAGCTGGGCTTCCTCACCCCGGAGCGGTTTGACGAGGTGTTCCACCCCGAAGAAATGGTATAA
- a CDS encoding fumarate hydratase, translating into MSVYRLSTPLREADIRRLRLGDVVYLSGHIFTARDMAHLRIRDLLEQGAPLPRPLKGTAIFHAGPVALKNPDGSWRLNVIGPTTSIRMEPYAEMVGKLGVRAVIGKGGMDADTQACCKRYGYVYLQAAPGCAAKLAQGIERINGVTWPELGMPEAMWDLQAKGFGPLVVGMDTRGGSVYQQLRAAATERLNAVYPA; encoded by the coding sequence ATGAGTGTATACAGGCTCTCCACGCCTCTGCGGGAGGCGGACATCCGCAGGCTGCGCCTGGGCGACGTGGTCTATCTCAGCGGACATATCTTCACCGCCCGGGACATGGCCCATCTGCGCATCCGGGATCTGCTGGAGCAGGGCGCCCCCCTGCCCCGGCCGTTGAAGGGCACCGCCATCTTCCACGCCGGACCGGTGGCCCTGAAAAACCCGGACGGCTCCTGGCGGCTCAACGTCATCGGCCCCACCACCAGCATCCGTATGGAGCCCTACGCCGAGATGGTGGGCAAGCTGGGGGTGCGGGCGGTCATCGGCAAGGGCGGCATGGACGCGGACACCCAGGCCTGCTGCAAGCGGTACGGCTACGTCTACCTCCAGGCCGCCCCGGGCTGCGCGGCCAAGCTGGCCCAGGGCATCGAGCGGATTAACGGCGTGACCTGGCCCGAGCTGGGCATGCCCGAAGCCATGTGGGATCTCCAGGCCAAGGGCTTCGGCCCCCTGGTGGTGGGCATGGACACCAGGGGCGGCAGCGTCTACCAGCAGCTCCGGGCCGCGGCGACCGAACGGCTGAACGCCGTCTATCCGGCGTAG
- a CDS encoding fumarate hydratase, with the protein MDRNERVAALIHETVLRAVTEISPDVKALLEEALARETSETARSMLSSMLENLSIAKTADKAVCQSPGYPTVWVSYGAENMPLGVREAVADAVAEATRRGYLRPSMVDPLTRENSGDNTGKGVPNIEYEYNPGQNYVDFIISFKGCGAELGNAVQIMTTAKLGKNLVGLKRFVLETAISAGGKPCPPYGIGIGIGGQMDVAAKLSRRAISTRRWDDVNPDPELAALEAELKLAINGLGLGAAGTGGDTVALAVKIERAHTHTAIAPVAINFHCWVARRAGVRIWDDGRVKKLL; encoded by the coding sequence ATGGACAGGAATGAGCGGGTCGCAGCCCTGATTCACGAGACCGTTCTGCGCGCGGTGACTGAAATATCGCCGGACGTAAAAGCCCTGCTGGAGGAGGCGCTGGCCCGGGAGACCAGCGAGACAGCCAGGAGTATGCTCTCCTCCATGCTGGAAAACCTGAGCATCGCCAAAACTGCCGACAAGGCGGTGTGCCAGTCGCCGGGCTACCCCACGGTCTGGGTGTCCTACGGCGCGGAGAACATGCCCCTGGGTGTGCGGGAGGCGGTGGCCGACGCGGTGGCGGAGGCCACCCGCCGGGGCTACCTGCGCCCCAGCATGGTGGACCCCCTGACCCGTGAAAATTCCGGCGACAACACGGGCAAGGGCGTGCCCAATATCGAGTACGAGTACAACCCCGGCCAGAACTACGTGGACTTCATCATCTCCTTCAAGGGCTGCGGGGCCGAGCTGGGCAACGCGGTGCAGATTATGACCACGGCCAAGCTGGGGAAGAACCTGGTGGGGCTCAAGCGCTTCGTGCTGGAGACCGCCATCAGCGCGGGCGGCAAGCCCTGCCCGCCCTACGGCATCGGCATCGGCATCGGCGGGCAGATGGACGTGGCCGCCAAGCTCAGCCGCAGGGCCATCAGCACCCGCCGGTGGGACGACGTGAACCCCGACCCCGAGCTGGCCGCGCTGGAGGCCGAGCTCAAGCTGGCCATCAACGGCCTGGGCCTGGGGGCGGCGGGCACCGGCGGGGACACCGTGGCCCTGGCCGTTAAAATCGAGCGCGCCCACACCCACACCGCCATCGCCCCGGTGGCCATCAACTTCCACTGCTGGGTGGCCCGGCGGGCGGGGGTGCGCATCTGGGACGACGGCCGGGTCAAAAAACTGCTGTGA
- a CDS encoding 3-hydroxybutyryl-CoA dehydrogenase: protein MVIHTVGVVGCGTMGAGIALAAARSGYDTIVLEISQALLEKGLARIDSLLDALVADGAMEAEKRGQARARITGATQYSALSACDLVIEAAPEQLELKHQILKSVEAVVRPEAILASNTSSLPIVELAAVLERPERMVGLHFCHPSHIMPLLELIASLRTDAAAAEMAYDFGRSLGKTVIRAKDYPGFIINYLQYPFRLNAIRMVERGMASPADIDAAARLGLGHPYGPLEFQDSTGLDVTYHACKAIYEATRDPLFAPPVLMQQMVAAGLLGRKTGKGFYDYTPERTEEGAGHGQE from the coding sequence ATGGTCATCCATACCGTCGGCGTGGTAGGCTGCGGCACTATGGGCGCCGGTATTGCACTGGCGGCAGCCCGCAGCGGCTATGATACGATCGTACTGGAAATCAGCCAGGCCCTTCTGGAGAAGGGCCTGGCTCGTATTGATTCTCTGTTGGACGCACTGGTGGCGGACGGCGCGATGGAGGCAGAAAAACGCGGGCAGGCCCGCGCCAGGATTACGGGGGCCACGCAGTACAGCGCTCTGTCGGCCTGTGATCTCGTCATTGAAGCCGCGCCGGAGCAGCTGGAGCTGAAGCACCAGATTTTAAAGAGCGTCGAGGCCGTCGTGCGGCCGGAGGCCATCCTTGCCTCCAACACCTCCAGCCTGCCCATTGTAGAGCTGGCGGCGGTATTGGAGCGGCCGGAGCGCATGGTCGGTCTGCACTTCTGCCATCCGTCCCACATCATGCCCCTGCTCGAGCTTATCGCAAGTCTGCGCACCGATGCCGCGGCCGCCGAGATGGCCTACGACTTCGGCCGCTCCCTGGGCAAGACCGTCATTCGCGCCAAGGATTACCCCGGCTTTATCATCAACTATCTCCAGTACCCCTTCCGCCTGAACGCCATCCGCATGGTGGAGCGGGGTATGGCCTCCCCCGCGGACATCGACGCGGCGGCCAGGCTGGGACTGGGCCACCCCTATGGACCGCTGGAATTTCAGGACTCCACCGGCCTGGATGTAACATACCACGCCTGTAAGGCCATTTACGAGGCCACCCGAGACCCCCTCTTCGCCCCCCCTGTGCTGATGCAGCAGATGGTGGCGGCGGGCCTGCTGGGCCGAAAAACCGGGAAGGGGTTTTACGACTACACCCCGGAGCGCACGGAGGAGGGGGCGGGCCATGGACAGGAATGA